One Corythoichthys intestinalis isolate RoL2023-P3 chromosome 9, ASM3026506v1, whole genome shotgun sequence DNA window includes the following coding sequences:
- the LOC130922300 gene encoding snaclec coagulation factor IX-binding protein subunit A-like codes for MASAFISLLFIYAFSKLYANAYFSIHVDPRNDRCPKNWALLNNRCYGNFTFYDTFDEAEHYCMKLYDTHLVSIQNEVQHAITAALHLPNRSNGTWTGLRVGAAGNMSWTDGSDVTFVSRFITNTTEGCVAILQDVGWQVIDCNTRLYSVCARPSFPCALICDLESYPYYSSGD; via the exons ATGGCGTCTGCTTTTATCTCGCTGCTCTTCATTTATGCATTCAGTAAACTGTACGCGAATGCC TATTTTTCGATTCACGTTGATCCGAGAA ACGATCGATGCCCCAAAAACTGGGCGCTGTTGAACAATCGGTGTTATGGGAACTTCACCTTCTATGATACGTTTGATGAAGCAGAG CATTACTGTATGAAACTGTACGATACGCACCTAGTATCCATCCAGAATGAAGTGCAACACGCCATTACTGCTGCACTCCACCTGCCTAACAGATCCAACGGTACCTGGACTGGACTCAGAGTCGGTGCTGCG GGAAACATGTCATGGACCGATGGCTCTGATGTCACATTTGTGTCAAGATTCATTACAAATACCACCGAAGGCTGTGTAGCAATTTTGCAAG ATGTCGGTTGGCAGGTTATTGATTGCAACACGCGTCTTTACTCTGTTTGTGCCCGACCTTCGTTCCCGTGTGCATTAATATGTGATCTTGAGTCATATCCATATTATTCTTCTGGAGATTAA